In a genomic window of Caldilineales bacterium:
- a CDS encoding SUMF1/EgtB/PvdO family nonheme iron enzyme, with translation NQPGQPPSSRLTHDTLAPHVRKRFDESDAPGQRARRILESRKLGWQSGKMGVPLDSTDLNTVENGLAGLRELSQDEGRLISASRKLAERNRRNRLLLLMTLSALFFIVTVIALQATIYPILLMQTARMDGYPVSVGALKIKIEAYEVTNQRYRWCFNAGICSAPSSQLTTYFQSSADHMPITGIDAIQAAVFCDWIQRRLPKVDEWQSIIEFTGVNEKISPEMANLCYENCESSTGKPHEVGSYLDGITGGIYDLIGNVFEWTRTEMNDKSHQGNEWTYAKSAPVPSDLAIVGGSYLSDARGALVASRQSGQPAEYVGVRCVETLELH, from the coding sequence AGAACCAGCCGGGCCAGCCACCGTCCAGCCGGCTGACCCACGATACCCTGGCACCGCACGTGCGCAAGCGCTTCGATGAGTCGGATGCGCCGGGGCAGAGGGCGCGGCGGATTTTGGAGAGCCGCAAATTAGGTTGGCAGTCCGGAAAGATGGGCGTGCCGCTCGATAGCACTGACCTCAATACGGTCGAAAATGGTCTGGCGGGGTTGCGCGAACTGTCACAAGATGAAGGACGCTTGATTTCTGCAAGTCGCAAGTTGGCTGAGCGAAATCGTAGAAATCGTCTTCTACTTCTTATGACACTGAGCGCTCTCTTTTTCATCGTCACTGTGATTGCGCTTCAGGCAACGATATACCCTATCTTGCTTATGCAAACCGCACGTATGGACGGATATCCAGTGTCGGTTGGTGCACTCAAAATCAAGATCGAAGCATATGAGGTGACGAATCAGCGATATCGTTGGTGCTTTAATGCAGGAATCTGTTCGGCACCATCTAGTCAACTTACTACATATTTTCAATCTTCGGCGGATCATATGCCGATAACCGGTATTGATGCCATACAAGCCGCTGTTTTTTGCGATTGGATACAAAGACGCCTGCCAAAAGTCGATGAATGGCAATCTATTATCGAATTTACTGGCGTTAACGAAAAAATATCTCCAGAAATGGCAAATTTGTGCTATGAGAACTGTGAATCTTCTACAGGTAAGCCGCATGAGGTCGGTAGTTATCTCGATGGCATCACAGGAGGAATATATGATCTGATCGGCAATGTCTTCGAATGGACACGTACCGAAATGAACGACAAGTCGCACCAGGGTAATGAATGGACCTACGCGAAGTCGGCACCGGTGCCTTCTGACCTAGCGATTGTAGGCGGAAGTTACTTGTCTGATGCGCGTGGTGCGCTAGTAGCAAGCAGGCAAAGCGGACAGCCCGCGGAATATGTTGGCGTTCGTTGTGTTGAGACCTTAGAACTTCACTAA